In the Uranotaenia lowii strain MFRU-FL chromosome 1, ASM2978415v1, whole genome shotgun sequence genome, GTGGGGGCGTTGAGTTGGTGGAAAAGTTGGCCGCAGATGAGAAgctgaaaaatatcaaatccgCCGTGCAAGGAATCGAAGATATGCGACTGCTGATACAGTTCTGTGAAATCTTCGGCCTCAAGGATAAGATCATATTCGATCTGAGTCTGGCCAGAGGTTTGGACTATTACACCGGGGTTATCTATGAAGCAGTACTTAAGGCGGAACCCGTCACGACGAACGGCGGCGACAAGGAGGAAGTTAGCGTTGGATCCGTGGCCGGTGGCGGGCGTTACGATAATTTGGTGGGAATGTTCAACCCCAAACGCAAACAAGTTCCCTGCGTCGGAGTTTCGATCGGGGTGGAACGCATTTTCTCGATCCTGGAAGCCAAATCGCAACAGAAGGTTCGGACAACCGAAATTGACATCTACGTTGCTTCCGCCCATAAGGGTTTGCACCTAAAGCGGATGGAGTTTCTTAGCAAGCTTTGGGATGCTGGCTTTAAGGTAACAACCGATTCCCTGTAAActtaaataagttaaaatatctAATCCTCCTTTTCTACCAAAAACAGGCGGAGCATTCCTATAAGCTGAATCCAAAGCTGCTGGTACAGTTGCAGTACTGCGAGGAGAACAAAATCCCCTATGCCATTGTTCTGGGCGATGGAGAACTGGAACGTGGTGTAGTGAAGCTACGAGAAATCACTACCCGGAAAGAGGAGGAAATTTCGATCGACAGCCTGGTCGAAGAACTGCGGAAACGTTTAACAGTAGCCTAGTTTACTATATCAaactctaagaaaaaaaaattaaaagcattTCGCTGAAGCCGCTCATCCAAATGATTATCTACTAGATTTAAGCGTATTTCTTTGTGAAGTTGCTCGATGAACAACGATTCAATCAGGAGTCAATCAGCTTTGAACATGTTATAAGACGGTCCTCCTTCTATCTGCCGCGGGACAAATGTCAGATGCGTATTAAAGCAATTGTTTTCGTTTATCTACATTTCAGTCGACTTTGAAGTTCGTTAAAACCCAACTTATTTTATTATACATTTCGTACTTTTCATCTAGTATACCCATATTTAgtgttttaacaaatttatcgGTAATACACATCAATCATTTGCTTATTAGGTCGGTGTTGAATATTTTCGGAAAGAAATTCCTCATGGAGGGAACAAGCGATGAGTTATGTATCTCGCGTCACTTAAGTGCATCCTTTAAGAGCCATCATATCTTAATCCCACCATGTGACataggcccttattctgcgccgcgcgtgacgtgatgattgtcacctcacttcggagtcaccgtgagatttgtcaccttattcccgaagtcgatgtgggtaaagtgacagaggttcattcaaggtgagtgaccgaatgaacacatctgtcaaaatggtcgaatttgttcagtgctgttttgattttgtaacacttcggatttttaaaaattaatttaaaaattattagtttgaaTTTCGGCCAGAGAAGGGCGGCAATAGGATTTTATAGTGCCAGCAAGCTGCtcaggacaaaaaaaaacggtcaaGTTTTACGTCCTAGGATACAATTTCGGCAATCACAACTGAGCCTAACAAGCTCCAAATTGGATGGAACAAGCACCGCTGGTCCCGAGttgtatgaaaaaacaacgaagGCAGAAGTCATCGGCAATATCCTGCCAACCGATGACCAGGAGgatttaaattcagaaacttTTTACCAAATTCAGCAGCTTTTTTTGGGTGAGTAATATGCGTAAGCGACAGAGGAAgaacaaataatcaaaatatcattttagACTAACGCTGCTGGGAGGAACCTATCAACTAAATTCCAGttcctgaaaattgaaaatttgaaaaagctgctggagaaaaaaacagatttggGCATCGAGCCGTGGATTGTGGTTTCCAGACCAGGGACTTTTGTGCTAGCCAAAAGGACAGGAGTTTTTTCGGAATTTGAAGGACGATTCCTGATAATTATACGGATATGCTAAAGGTGATAAGATGCGGCAATCTCTTTTAGTCATGGAGGAAAGAAGAGTCGTTTTCAGagcaaattacatttttaaaataattatctaTGGGTATcttcaatgttaaaaataatattcaaatataTTCGAAATCATGTTAATTCCAATACcaaactttaataaaataagaagttttattttttaaattttaatctgttaAGCATCTAGTCTTAGCATTCAAGATTATTGTCCAAACATTTAATACTAAATATGAAAATAGTTCGGTTTGGTCCGGTTGGgcggatttaattgaaaaagccAGATTTTTGCACGAAtctattttaataattattcacctttataattttgattaaaaagtggaaaaaaaattaaaagtactttgattttctaagtttttgtcatttcatcgTTTTAACGTTTcgcaaatcaaatttcaatttaaactgaAGTTTGGATTTCATTAGATCATACTTTCCATTcagtattttaattcaaattacatattttagatagcaatgaaaaatattcaatatatttaaaaattattttgctaataaatttgttttattttgtttccaaaaccAACATTCATCAGTATAATTAACTATTTAGAGCCTAACATtctgatttaaataaattttcgattaaattcctatctcgtcaccacctcaaaaggtaccgacaattctcacctaaaatcgtcacctgaatgcgacgattctcacccacggtgactataagaatagggtaagaactcacaaagatcatccgaagtgacgttcctcacctaaaccgactgctggaatagagtgacttgggtgactctactatcgtcacgtcactcgaggcgcagaataagggccataatttgaccatgcaacataatcggaccatgtgacatcaGCCGCCCAAGTGACATAATCCGAACAAGCAAcgtaatctgaccatgcaacataggcccttaggccgatgacatagtgagtgcgatgcgatgcgaaacGGCGAATGCGGTAGACCTTACCGTCACGGGACTCTTCAGCTTATTCCGATAGTCGGTGTGAATACAGTGACATTCCCGAAGTTCAACCAAAGTGACGTTCTTCGCCTATAGCGACTCCTGGAATCAAGTGACTAGGGTGACTAGACTATTATcgcctcacgcgcggcgcagaataaagGCCATAATCCgaacatgcaacataatccgaccatgtgacataatttgaCCATGCTACGTAATCcaactatgtgacataatctgacaatGCTACATAATCCTACTAAAGTATTAAAATGACTTAATATAGGAATGGCAAGAGGCTTTTTGTAAGAGCGGAGGCAAAAATTCATCACTGCTTCTTCTAAAAGTCCTAATTTTTGAGGTGGTCCTCATAAATCTGCGATCGCggtcttcaaataaaaaaccccAATAAGTAAAAGATCGAATCGaatgaaagaattttattccgttatatcttaaattcttaaaatcgaAGTCTCTAACTTTAATACTCGGAAAGCAGCTGAGTCACGAGTTCTTTTTTCCCGCCTTTAAATGAGCCCATTGACGAGCATACATTAATAACTATTGTAATCAATTAAACATTCGTCCGTCACGGTCTCCGGTAGTTGAGCAGCGGACTGGGACGGAAAATGAGTCTCGTCCGATCGGCGAAATCCTCGTCGAATCTGCGCTGGAATCGATCCGCGGGATGTctgccgtcgtcgtcgttggtCGTCAAACGTCGGAAACGCTCATCCCCAAGATCATGACCATAGCCGCCAGCAGCGATAGCGGTAGGATAACGGGGATCTTCGTACACCGTAATGGCAGGACGTGGGAAGGGACCGGTATTGAAGGCAGGACGAGGCTCGTAGAACGTTTTCCGATGGTAGAGGTCGTCATAGTGGCGAACCGGTGCCAAGGGATGCTGATGCAGGTGATGTCCGTACGGTGCCGGATACATCTCGTGGCCATACGTTCGCAGGTTATGGTCGCGGTCGTCTCGGAAGCCATCGCGATAGTCACGGAGGTTACCTGTTTTGATTTGAGGAAACAAATGTTAAGAATAATTGATCTGAGATAAGCGAATTCCTTAGTACAAACCTCGATCAGCAGCCGTTTGATGATGGAAGTCGCGAACGCCACGAAGATCAGCTCCCCCATATCGATCATCGTAACGATCCTTAAGGTGATCGTTTCTTAACTCCTTGTTGTACAGGTGATCGTTGTAATTGTCCCTCAAATTCTGCCTGTTGTCAAAAATCTGTTTGCCGCCGTGATCATCAGAATCCTCGTAGAACGAACTTTTGCTTCCACTTTCATCTTTGTGATAGGAATTGCTGAATCctgatttaatttgttttcgatTGTGAGATTTATCAGTTTCGAACTTTTCCCCCGCCAGATGTTTGATCTTGTCAACTGAACCTCCCTTCGAGGAATCCGCTATCCGATGACCGTTGATCTGATTGTCCAACGCGTGGTACCGCACAGCATCCGCAGCAGAATTAATCCTTCCACCTTGATCGTTCACGTGGTCATGAGCAAAATCCCGCACATCTTTCGCACCTTCAATTGATGCCTTATTCGAAATGCCCTTCAAAAGTTTGCTTTCCGTAACCAAAGCCGTCGCACTATAAGGATAACTATCGGCGTAAGGATAACCACCTGCCAGAACTTGTAATCCGGAAAAAATCACCACGGCCACCGAAATTTCCCAACCCATTTCAACTAGCAACCAGCTCAAACTAATTAGCACAAGACACTGATCAAGCTAGTCATCGATCGACCGAGTATTTATACCGGAGCCCACAAGTCTTTACCAAAGCCGGCCAAAGTTCATCTTCAAGATCCATTGATCCAGAAAGAGCGAAGCTCAAGTCATTGCCAGTCAGGCCCTAAAATAAAACCACCTCTTAAACAGGCCATTCAACATTCGTCACGGGATCGATCGTCAGGTCGATTTCCGCGTGATCGCCATTGTTGATGCGACTTCCGCGCCGAACCAAGCTATTCATCCCATCCATCTATCAAGATGCCATATGCTGCTCTAAATAGAGTTTGACGCCAAAAAGTTAAGTTGACACTCATTGCTCCAGTTATAGGAAGATGAAGGGCACAGTTGCAAAAAGAATCCGTTATCTCAAAACTACGGCCACGAAAAAATGCAACAGACCAACCACCAAGTAGGTATGCGGGGTTTTTCCAATTTGCGTACATATAGAAATGCTGGTTCATTGACTCGATCGATGTCAACGAAAAACGATCACCGGTTCAATCTCGGCAATGGCAATGGCGCCACGCTTCAGTGATTTCGGTTGGTCtgttggattgtttttttttcgactctcTAGTATTGCGTGTTGACCGACACCGCCAAGAATGTTTCTTTGGAAGAAATCAAACTCCTCAACTTAACAATTTAACTAAATCACGATTGTTAGTTACTCCAATAACGGACTGCCGAGTCAATCACGAACAGAAGGATTAAAGACAAAACAAAGATAATCTTACAATTATTTTGCCGGGCAagcttttgaaactttttctccCACAAACGCTTGTAAGTAACGGAATATatatacacgcagaaaaatagaaattagtttcaaaagaaagtgccgcaaaaacaaaggattttttcctttgattttgggacaaataaaaattcctttgattcaaatgcattttcttttgtttcgaagaaatgctttcctttgaatcaaaacattatctttgttccaaaaaacaaaatgcttttgattcaaaagccttttcgtttaattttacgAACTTTTCGTTTATTACAATGATATTTGGGcaatttaaaagcatttgttCTTTAATTCTactttttgtttctaaaaattctaaTACTACATATTTATTATCGTCCTATCGGAAATAATAAGAAATCAATTatggtttaaaacattttatttattttgaaagttcatGTTCACATTATGGATTTTCCCTATAATTCGAGTTTTGAACTGGTACATCTGTAAATAAAGAGGAGAACAAAATGTACACATGACATTTTTACATAGCGCATATAATacaaatttatgacaaaaatgcttCTCTTATTATGAAGCTCACAAAAAAACTATATTAAGCTAAATAATgctaacaataaaaattcaaaattgcattAAGTACTTACTGAACGATGTTTGTTGGCGACAGTTCCTTCCGAACCACTCATGAAGGGTTTCGGTGCCAGATGTCTCCTTGGACCGGATCGGAAGGAATTAGTTGGATGAATGATTGccctgaaaaagttttttaagttggtttatttgaaattaaattgattttgaaagaccTACCTAGGAGTCCACTATCGTTTGCCCTCTTAAAGCTGTCAAGACTTTCCTACGCCGGATTTTGTGATTCCGGTGCTGTCTGGCTGTTGCGCGGAAAATTTTCCAGCCGTCCCGTTCACCAAACAGAAGCTAATGAAGATGTGTCGActgtttgacgaaaaaatattttgattcaaaagaaaattcatctaaatcaatgaatttttacattgaatctgagtcaaaataaaaaatctttgaattcaaattaaatactttgattcaaaaatttggagcattggtttaatggaaaaaaatttcggttcaatacaaaatttacttgaatcaaggaaaatggattttgtttcaatgtacacgaggtttttgaatcaaagatgtattttttttatctcaatggtactacttttcgctgcgtgtactAAATGACATCAAGTGTGATCGGAGATTTGAATTGAAggctttgaaaaaaagtttacgcGCCTGTACAAACCAGAAGGTTACACTCTGTTCCATGCATTTAAATATTCTTCTTTCAAATGTTTTCAGGGACTCAAAGCTGTATCagctttttgtttgtttaaacgTCCGTTCAACGATCCTGTGCGCTCAAATCATATCGATGCTCATAACAGAGCAGTGAAAACAGATCTATCCAGTCAAGGTGATTGAGAGATCTCCAAAGTTCACCTAGGACCTCTGGCCGTTGATCTCACCCCGGAAGCTAATGAACGAAGTCACCTCCAGCATATATCTACATACTCATCTCTGACCTTTCCTCGTAATGTTTCGAGGTCCGATTTCCTACGAAGGACATGTTGGACATGTAGTATCAAGGTTTGGAGCTCTGGCAGATCCTCTGAACCACGTAATAGTGGCGATACAATGTGCACGAGCTGGTTGTGGTACTTTATGAAGCATCTGTGACCAGGAGAGGATTATCTGCAACAGACAGATAGAAAGATCCACAGTGGACGCCATTCTTATGATGACAGAGTACCCGCAACGCGCAtatcaaagaaaagaaaaggtGTTCATCATTGCGCCATTGTGATAATCGACGTTAAAAAAACCTTCAACGctattgccaaagcgcttcacaggatgcgtgttTCCCATACCtcctgcaggataataggaagcttttttgaaaatcaagtcAAACCGGGAGACGATTCACTGCCCTATCAGCGCGTGTTCCACATGTTTACAGTTTCATACTTGAACCTGTGCTCTGGAATGCTATGTGttatgaggtgttaacgctgaaactactaGTAGGCGCGCAGATTGTCGGATTTACGGACGATATtgtgctcatgatcaccggcgaaTGAGTCGAGGatgtagaaagggttggcatgtGGATCGAAGGAGTTAATCTTCAGATAGCCCACCGTAAAACCGAAGTACTTCTTGTGACCCACTAAGGATCTGTGACGGgcttctagcttggtagtttctcaatcggccatgccttggtggtttgAAAGTgagtggttgctgtgacgggcgcgagttactttgaaagcgttacctaaccggcacacgtttcaaGGTCCCCGGGGTAGTGGATGCTGTGAGGGGCGTGAGTtactatgaaagcgttacctaaccgacTCACGTCTCGGGGTCATCGCCtgcttcagactggtacggaaacCAGTCTGAAGCAGGCGATAGAGCAAAAGGAGGAGGAAAAAGAGAAAGAGGATCAAGGAGAACGATGATAAAGGAGAAAgaccaaaattgagaaagaggaaaagggtgagatgtataagtgcatgagcacagcctaccccttgatgtagtatcatagggtgaaaccaaggggcacatctggcacacgaagcccaagatggttttagtgggacgaactcACACaaggcagcaaacacccggctgttatggtttgaaatcaaatttccatcttgtaacaaaaaaaaagaaaaaggagcTGTGAGGCATATAACGACTACTGTTGGAGGACACAccacatcttcgaaacagcagctggaATACCTCGGAGTAATGGCCGACGATCGCTTAAGTTTCGGGGCTTATTCTgtgactcgagtgacgtgactcacaaaATTTCGCTTCTTCttcctgactccagaaaatgcttcttaaagaAAATGTGTatcgatgagctctgaagaccaaTTACAGCTCATACCAGCAAAGCGATATGAAATGtcgtaagtcacgtcactcgcgtcaCAGAATAAGCCCCACTGTTGTGACGGTTGTGACAGTCATCGACTCGTGGGCCTGAGTAGCACGAAACCTCTCCACTATCGAAATTACGATACGGAGTAGCGGCCTAGAGCTATACATCGGAGTAtacatcggctgatagccatgcgagttcaCTGTTCTTACAGGACCATCTCAACATATTGGAAAGCAAGCATTGATCTGTTAATATCGATCTTAGTAATCATTGAATTGTAACTATATAGGCGTaaccaatcaataaattttttcactCTTGTTAGAACTCTCTTAAAAGCAAGTCACGTTTATTCCTTGCGTCCCCACATCTGCTAATAGGTTATGGGCCTattctgaaaagtttttcaacaagATTCAGCAAGAAGTAACCAAATCGAAATGGCTTCAAGCAATTCCTCAAGCGCAGCTGGAAACAACGCAGTCCAGAATTCGGCGAGTTTTCCTGGCATCGAACGCCTGATTGGTCGCGAAAATTGGGCAACCTGGAAGTTTGCTGTCCAAACGTTCCTGGAGCTCGAAGACCTGTGGTGTGCCGTAAAACCGAACCAGAAGGAGGACGGAACGTTAGAGGCTGTCGATTTCGTGAAGGATCGCCGAGCAAGAGCCAAGATTATTTTGCTTCTTGACCCAATCAACTATGTGCACGTCCAAAATGCACCAACGGCCCGGGAAGTTTGGATTCAGCTGGAAAAAGCCTTCGAGGATTCTGGATTGTATCGTCGAGTGACCCTTATCCACAAGCTCATCAAGACCGAACTTTCGTCGTGTGAATCGGTTTCGTCCTGTCGCAAGAATGGATCGGAACATTTCTTCTGGCCGGCCTGCCCGAAGACTATCGTCCGATGATAATGGCATTGGAAAATTCTGGTATCCCCGTGACTGGCGACGTGATCAAAACGAAACTTCTCCAGGAAACTCAAACCCCAACAGCGAACACAGCGTTGACCGCTACCAAGAAAGCAGTAAGTAGTGTTCCTGTTAAGAAGAAGAACGAGAATCCGAAGGTTCCCAGGTGCCGGAAATGTTCGAAATACGGACATATCGCTAAGGAATGCCGATCAGCGCGAAAGGAAAACGCATTTTGTTCTGTCCTTTCCACGTTTTCCTCGGCAAACGACGACGATTGGTTCTTCGACTCAGGAGCCAGTGTACACATGGAACTGTGGTAGCAGCGAACGGTGGTTGTATGAAGATTGTTGCAACCGGTGAAGCGATTTTGCAACCGACGTCCAATGCAGGTCCAATTCCCGTGAGCGACGTCCAATTTCTACCTGAACTTTCTGCAAATCTGCTATCAGTCAATCAGATTGTGAAGAAAGGTCACACCGTGGTTTTCAAGAACACCGGATGTCAAGTCATCAACCAGTGCGGCGATGTTATTGCAACCGGAAGTCACAACGATGATTTATTCAAGCTGGAACAACGGAAGCAGGAGACCCGAAGCGCGTTATCCTGCGCAGCCGCTGCTAGTCTTGATATTTGGCATCGGAGACTAGGTCATCTCAATATTCAAGGCGTACGCAAGTTGGTGACCTATTTGGCAAATGGCGTCAAAATTACTGACGAAATCTTCGAGGACTGCAAGATTTGTCCGCTGGATAAGCAGTGTCGGAACCCATTCAGCAAACAGGGAAGCCGAGCGACCGAGATTCTGGAACTGGTACACACAGACACCTGCGGTCCCATGGAGGTCAAGTCCCTAGGTGGCGCTCGTTATTACATCGTGTTCGTCGACGACAAGAGCCGCCGGATGTGGACATATTTCCTGAAGTCCAAATCGGAAACCGAAGTCACAGGAATTTTCAAGCAATTCCACGTCATGGCTGAACGACAATCTGGAAAGAAGCTGAAGGTAATTAGATCTGATAATGGACTTGAATTTACCAACGCAGGCTTCCAGGATTATCTGAGGACACATGGCATACGGCATCAACGAACGACTGCGTACACTCCGGAGTAGAATGGCATGGCCGAACGAGCAAACCGGTCCCTGGTTGAGCGAGCGCGCTGCATGCTGTTTGAAGCAGGATTGAGCAAACCGTTTTGGGGTGAGGCCGTGTCAACCGCAGCCTATTTCTCGGTCTCCAACGAAAGGTCACGATGTCACTCCAGAAGAAGCCTGGTCGGGAAAGAAGCCGGATCTTTCACTACTTCGCATCTTTGGTACAACGGCGATGATGCACATTCCCAAGCAAACTAGAAAAAAGTTTGATCCCAAGTCGGTCGAATGTGTGTTAGTTGGGTTCGATGAAAACACGAAAGGCTATCGTCTGTACAACTCCAAATCCAGGTCGATAGTGGTCAGTCGAGAGGTCCAATTCATCAACGAAGCGAAAAGTGAACGCAAGCCGCCATCCCAGGAAGTACGAAAAACAACGGTTAGTTGGTCCTACTCCTCAAGCCGATGATGATGACGAGGACGATTTCAACACGGACTACGACACAGCTGCTGGTTCCGAGGATTCACTAGTTGAAAGTGATTCCTCCAATGAAACTGTAACTGACGTGACCGTGCTCCCACCGCGACAATCTTCAAATCCGTCTTGGTCACAGACGTTGAGGCGCAGCGGTCGGGAGCACAGACTTCCAGGCAAGTATAGTGAATTTGTCCTACCGAGCAAAGGTTTGCCGTTTCACAATCCTCCACAGATGGATCAGAGCTGATGGTGAAGGTCCTTCCAACGAATGCCCCGATTCGTTTAGTGGTGTGGCAACATCCATCGAGGTGGCGATACCTACAGACGACGCGGTGACGCATCAAGAGGCTTTATCCCGCGATGATTCCGATCGCTGGAAAAAGGCGATGGTCGAGGAATACGAGGCCCTGATGAGCAACAACACCTGGACGTTGACGGATCTCCCGGAAGGTCGGAAGGCGATCAAATGCAAGTGGATCTTCAAGACGAAACACGATGCAGGCGGGAACATCGACCGTTACAAGGCGAGGTTGGTTATAAAGGGCTACTCGCAGCGAAAGGGGGTGGATTATGACGAAACATATTCTCCTGTTGTCCGTCATAGTTCGCTCCGGTACCTCTTTGCCCTGGCTGCCAAACACAACCTCGACGTGGACCAAATGGACGCCATCACCGCTTTCCTGCAAAGCGAGATGGAGGAGGAGATTTATATGGAGCAGCCCCCCTGCTTCCAAGACTCAAGCCGAACGAAGGTGTGTCGCTTGAACAAAGCGCTCTATGGTCTGAAACAATCCAGCCGGATTTGGAACATCAAGCTAGACGCAGCTTTGAAGAAGATGGATCTGAAGGCTTCAGGGTACGATCGATGTCTCTATCACCGGATAAAAGATGGCAAAATTCTCTTTGTTGCTATCTATGTGGATGACCTCATCATTTTTAGCAATgacaataaaactaaaaatgagctcaaaaagaaactaAGCAGCGTTTTCCACATGAAGGATCTCGGGCCAGCAAAAAGTTGTCTTGGTATCAGAGTTACACGAACCAAAGACTCCGTGATGCTGGACCAGGAGGCATATATTGGAACTGTACTCAAACGTTTCAATATGAACGATGCAAAGCCTGCAACGACCCCGATGAACAGCGGAGAGAAGCTGACCAAGGAACCAACACCGAAACCCGAAGAAGCGGAGCAGCTGAAGAAAATCCCTTATCAGGAAGCCGTTGGAAGCCTGATGTACCTCGCACAGTGTACCCGACCGGACATCCTGTTTGCCGTCAACAAGCTGAGCAGATTCAACACCAATCCCTCTCTCAAACACTGGGATGCCGTTAAACATCTGCTGAGGTACCTGAAGGGAACTGCGGAGTACAAGCTGCGGTACACGAGGCAAGGCGAATCGAAACTCATCGGTTACTCCGACGCAGATTGGGCAGCAGATCTCGACGATAGGAAATCCACAAGCGGATATATTTTCCTATTACAAGGCGGAGCGGTGTCCTGGTGCTGCAAGCGTCAAACTACGGTGGCACTCTCGACCTGCGAAGCTGAATATATGGCACTTTCAGCTGCCGTACAAGAAGCCTGTTGGTGGTCCGGACTTCTGTCTCAGTTCGATCAACCGGAAGCAATCGAGCTGAGATGCGACAACCAGAGCACCATTTGCATCGCAAAAAATGTTGGATACACACCTCGGACGAAGCACATTGATATCCGGCACCATTTCATCCGGGACGTGCTGGATCGCAAAACTGTGACGTTGTCGTTCGTAAGCACTGATCAACAAGTTGCTGACGGATTGACAAAACCCCTGCAGCGGATCAAATTGGAGCGGAATCGAATCAAGATGGGTATCCTGAAAATATCGAATTAAACAGATCAGCCTAAGGAGGAGTATTGGAAAAGCAAGCATTGATCTGTTAATATCGATCTTAGTAATCATTGAATTGTAACTAGGCGTAACcaatcaatgaaatttttcactCTTGTTAGAACTCTCTTAAAGCAAGTCACGTTTATTCCTTGCGTCCCCACATCTGCTAATACAACAGGTGCAGAGAGATAAAGAGTGTTACgtagcaagagctgttagagtaGAGCGTTAAGCTCAGGAGCAGCATCAATGCTCAAGGAGCAGCGAGCAATTGGACGCATCGAGTAACGCAAGATGGGCGCAAAGGCTAATCTCGTGACCTTAAAAATCCTTCGACGATGGAGCAGCTAAACGACGTTAACCTGGCTGACGAGATTGTTTTACTCGCCCAAAGACatccggatatgcagagcaaactcgaagACCTCACCGCAAGCTCCAAGGCTGCAGGTCTGAAAATccatgtcggaaagaccaagtcgatggaaatcaacacagaaaatactTACAATTTCGTTGTAGCTGGGCAATAAGTTGAGAAAgtagagtgcttccagtatcttggtagccagagaaCGCCTGATGATGGAACCAAGAAAAACATCGAAACttggatcagaaaagcccgaccTGGGTCTCCGGAACATCTGCTGGTCATGatagatctctctacgaaccaaaatccgaatcttcaactcaaacatcaaatccgtattgttgtacggttGTGAAAtttggtgcacatat is a window encoding:
- the LOC129739642 gene encoding uncharacterized protein LOC129739642; protein product: MGWEISVAVVIFSGLQVLAGGYPYADSYPYSATALVTESKLLKGISNKASIEGAKDVRDFAHDHVNDQGGRINSAADAVRYHALDNQINGHRIADSSKGGSVDKIKHLAGEKFETDKSHNRKQIKSGFSNSYHKDESGSKSSFYEDSDDHGGKQIFDNRQNLRDNYNDHLYNKELRNDHLKDRYDDRYGGADLRGVRDFHHQTAADRGNLRDYRDGFRDDRDHNLRTYGHEMYPAPYGHHLHQHPLAPVRHYDDLYHRKTFYEPRPAFNTGPFPRPAITVYEDPRYPTAIAAGGYGHDLGDERFRRLTTNDDDGRHPADRFQRRFDEDFADRTRLIFRPSPLLNYRRP